In the genome of Vicia villosa cultivar HV-30 ecotype Madison, WI linkage group LG7, Vvil1.0, whole genome shotgun sequence, one region contains:
- the LOC131618193 gene encoding auxin-binding protein ABP19b-like, with protein MKTILIILLFLALFSYTSNANSFTNDFCVANLGLPKTPSGYPCKSETIVTANDFVSSGFVAGSIKSPFNIGFTPVNVKNLPGLNGLGISVARIDYAINGSVPMHIHPDATELAIIVEGVVDVGFITPTNVYQKTLKAGDVFVFPIGLLHFSVNSGPGKAIVFSAFSSDNPSLQILDVLIFGNRLANETIEKTTLLEKAQIMKLKAQFGGSG; from the coding sequence ATGAAGACGATTCTCATTATTCTTCTCTTTCTTGCTCTTTTCTCATATACCTCCAATGCTAATTCTTTTACTAATGATTTTTGTGTTGCAAACTTAGGACTTCCAAAAACGCCTTCAGGTTATCCATGCAAGTCAGAAACCATTGTAACAGCGAATGACTTTGTATCCTCAGGTTTTGTAGCAGGCAGCATAAAAAGCCCTTTTAATATTGGATTTACACCTGTAAATGTGAAAAATTTACCAGGTCTCAATGGGCTTGGCATCTCTGTAGCAAGAATAGATTATGCTATAAATGGATCTGTACCAATGCACATTCATCCCGACGCAACCGAATTAGCAATTATTGTTGAAGGTGTCGTTGATGTTGGATTTATCACACCAACAAATGTTTATCAGAAAACTCTTAAAGCTGGTGATGTTTTCGTTTTTCCAATTGGATTATTGCATTTTTCAGTTAACTCTGGTCCTGGAAAAGCTATTGTATTTTCTGCTTTTAGTAGTGACAATCCTAGCTTGCAAATACTCGATGTCTTAATATTTGGTAACAGATTAGCAAACGAAACAATTGAAAAGACTACACTCCTTGAAAAAGCACAAATTATGAAGCTTAAGGCTCAATTTGGTGGTAGTGGCTAG
- the LOC131616428 gene encoding germin-like protein 8-14, translating into MKMIHIILLFFYLLSYTSHATYTNDFCVANFMFPKTPSGYPCKSETNVTADDFASSTLVVGDSKNIFNIGFTTAFVKEIPGLNGLGISAARLDFEINGIVAMHTHPDSSELIIVAQGQITAGFITPTKVYEKNLKVGDVFVFPTGLLHYQLNTGPKKAIVYAVYGSSNPSIHLLVDLLFRNKLPTPIIQKTTLLDPSQIMKLKAQLGGSG; encoded by the coding sequence ATGAAAATGATTCACattattcttctctttttttatcTTCTCTCATATACCTCCCATGCTACATACACTAATGATTTCTGTGTAGCCAACTTTATGTTTCCTAAAACCCCTTCAGGCTATCCATGCAAGTCAGAAACAAATGTAACAGCTGATGATTTTGCGTCCTCTACTCTTGTAGTTGGAGACTCAAAAAACATTTTTAATATTGGATTCACCACTGCATTTGTCAAGGAAATACCGGGTCTCAATGGACTCGGAATCTCTGCAGCAAGATTAGATTTCGAGATAAACGGAATAGTTGCAATGCATACTCATCCTGATTCATCTGAATTAATAATCGTTGCTCAAGGTCAAATTACTGCTGGATTTATAACACCTACAAAAGTTTATGAGAAAAATCTTAAAGTTGGTGATGTTTTCGTTTTTCCAACAGGACTATTGCATTATCAACTTAATACTGGTCCCAAAAAAGCTATTGTTTATGCTGTTTATGGTAGCTCAAATCCAAGCATTCATTTACTTGTTGATTTATTATTTAGAAATAAGTTACCAACTCCAATAATTCAAAAGACTACTCTCCTTGATCCTTCACAAATTATGAAGCTTAAGGCTCAGCTTGGCGGCAGTGGCTAG